The nucleotide sequence TGCCCATCCTTCCCATTGTTTTGTCGAATCTCAGCAGAAAGTGGTCGATTGCTAGAGGTTGGAGACATTCAGTCTTTTATGCTCACTAATAACTATCTGCCACACATTTATTTCCTGGATATGTCAACGATGAAACTATTTTTTGTgctgaaaaataatttaatccTCTTCAATTGATACTAATGTTGACATCAATCATATCTATCATAGGTCCGTTGTGTCATGGTGGATCTTCTACTTCATTGTGGTGGTGGCTTGCTTTATTTGATTTTCGTAAGAATTATCTCATGTTCCACTAATTCTTAATTTTGGTCATCGAAACATGTTTTTCAGCTTATACTTGGTGGCGCGGTGCTGCCTGAAGCAGATGGCTATCTACACACCTACTGTCTGTTTACAACGCTGTACTTATAGCTTGTATTCTCAGTCTTGTCAGTTACAAGGAGGGCTGACACAGGGCATGGCATTATGGAAGTATTCTCGTTCACAAGCAGTCGGTTATCATGTAAAGATCAGATTAGTTGGTTTGCCTCCTAAGATGAACATAAAATCACTGCGAACATGTTTTGCCAGTTCGGGGAAACAGTTGTGTGGCAGACAACCTGCGAGGGATAATATTCTAAAGCTAAAGCTTGATGAGCCCTCACGTCAGAAGTTGTATAGTATTCTCTGGGATTCAAGAAGCATAGGACACAAAGTTGGAGCTACAGGCACTGGACTTTTCCTAAGTTTTGCAGTTCCTGCGAAGGCAAATGCTGAGGGTCCTGTGGACAATAATACTGATAGCCCCCAAACTACTGAATCGTCCACTAGTTATGCTCATGGGAAAAAAGTTTGCACGGATTATTCTGTTACTGGTGAGACAGTGTGCGTGTTTTTCTAATTACTATACAATATGCATTTGGTTAAAGCATGCATCGTCTGCTCACTTGTGTTTGATTCACATGGTAACCCTCAGGCATTCCTGGAGATGGAAGGTGCTTGTTCCGATCTGTGGCTCATGGTGCATGTATTAGGTCAGGTAAGCGACCTGATGATGATCTCCAGAGAAAGATGGCTGATGACTTAAGAGCAATGGTATGCTTGTAATGTTCTGCTGATGTACTACTGTTGATCCATTCTGTTCTTAGATACTAAATGTTGCTCTGGAAGCAACGCAACCATTTCTGGTGAATTTATCATGTAAAAGATCTATTTAAATGGTGTCACTGTTAGGTCGCCGATGAATTTATCAAGAGACGGGCAGAGACTGAATGGTTAGTTCTACCTGTCCTCATTATTCTGTTAGTTACTCTGCATCTAAATATTGTTGAGTTACGCATTCTTATGCTTCGCTATGACATTAATTCACAGGTTTGTTGAGGGGGACTTCGATGCATATGTCTCTCGGATTAGGAAGCCACATGTGTGGGGAGGTGAACCAGAACTGTTAATGGCTTCGCATGTTCTTCGGTGAGAATTAGCCATGATGTTTGGAGTTATTTTACTCTCACCATTTCAAATGCAGTATACATTTGTGCAGTAACCTGTTAGAATACTTATGCCCTCTTGGTCATATTTATATAGGGTTGATGGTTAGTTGGTTTGCTTTTAATCCATTTTAGGATTCCTGGGATAAGTTTGTCCACTTATACTgtcttgtttgtttgtttttttttgtcatgttaTGACTGTTAAgcatcttccttttttttttgcggggatcttcctttttttttttcaaaacacaaCTCCCAAAAGTCATTAATATTCCATTTTGTTAGGCTTTGACCAAAGTTTATTAATGTAGCTCAACAGCAATAGTGGATAGTTTCATATATGTGTAGTCTTGTTGTATTGTCCTTCTGAAAACGGGAAGTAACAAAAGCTCTAATATGCCGTTACCAATGTGGCCAGGATGCCAATTACTGTGTACATGCATGATAAGGAAGCTGGTGGTTTAATAGCAATTGCAGAATATGGTCAGGAGTACGGGAAAGAAGATCCAATTCAAGTTCTTTTTCATGGTTTTGGCCATTATGACGCTCTACAGATACCAGGAAAGGGTGGTCCAAGGTCAAGGCTGTAACATTTGGAGCTCAGATTCCAAACAGTAAGTTTTGAACCAACCTTTGTTTCCCTTTCTTTTCCCAGTACGCTTGCTGTCCAAATGTAACCAGAATCTACCCTCAACAAATTTAAAATGCTGCGATGTTCCAAGTTCCAACCGCTGAATCCATCTCTTCTTCTATTTTGGTTGCACTAGCCTCCCTTGTAGTACATGTCAAAAAGAAACTTGCATGTATGCACCCTGGCTGGCTGCAAGCAGCTTGAGTTTGCTTACCCTGCAAACCTCTCTGCCGCGTGAGCCGGCCGGTGGCCACAAGGCGACGCCGTCTTTGGTCAAGGCTGTGAGGTATCCGGCCACCGGCCTACCCACCTGAgccgcggtcgtcgtcgtcgtggtggtggtggtggttggctTGCACTGGTGCTAGAATGCTAGATCCTATAGCCTCATGCTGTTGTGTCAACCGGGAGGGAAGCTTAGCGCTGGCTGGCGATCTCAATCTTGCGCCATGCTTGCCTGCCCGGGCCGGTGTTTCCCCGTACGGCTCCGGCTTCACTTCCCTCACATCTATGCAGTACGGGGGCCCTGCAGTTACGTGGGCAGCTACCACCTCTTGTGCATTGAAAGGCCAATAAAAACTGGACTTGGCATCTGCTACTCAGGTCTGGGCTGGTTGTCTAACTCTCATGTGTTTATGTGGGCATTCAGTTCAGATCAGAGATCAGATTGGAGTCCTCCCTGTCCCCCAAAGAAGTAGAGGGCTTTCACCTAACTAAATTTGTGCAAGAGCCATGCACTAGCGTCCAAGTAATTAAGAGAGAAAAAATGGTTATTTgagtgtaaaaaaaaagattatactCCCACTGTTCCATAATGTAAAATGTTTTGGTTTGTCCAAAGTCAAACTTCAAGTATgacaaagtttatagaaaaaaaatagcaacatttcCAACACGAAACATATgtcttttaaaaatatatattaaaatgttgatttaataaaactaatttagtactGAAAATGTTGTTATGTTTTATTATAaagttaattaaaattagataagTTTGACTTAGAACAAAACTAGAACATCCATTATGGAGCGAAGGGAGTATTATCTAAGGTGGGTGTTAGAATCTGATACCGGGTtgtgaaaatattattatttggaCAGCAAAATATTGAGACCACCACACTAACTAATTGAATTCCTTTTGCAAAATAAATATCCATGCAACCTTTACACATAATTCCGTTATCTTTGTCTTTTCATCCTTTCATGCTCCTGTAGTGATACGCCCTGACCAAAGGTGCCAATAATGTGAAGCTTATCCCAATGAAAGAATAATGTGACGTGATTTTAGCTACCGAGAGGAATAGTGTTCCTGCACCACGATCACTTTGGTAATTGGCTGCTGAGAGTACCTTCCTTTGGACCTTTCTAagacataaaaatttgcaattGCTGTCAGGATTCAGGAGATTATTCTCAGGGGAATATATCACAGAACATTAGTACATAAATGGTATAGACTGCTTCAGATAATAATGCATAGATCCTTCTGTATATTCGAACAAAATGTGAGCATTATTGAGGAATTTCCACCGGTAGGAATAATGGGAACATTAGGTTCCAGAAACGGCCAAGTTCTCGTGAAGATCATGAAGCGCTCATGGCGACACATACATTTCACAAATCCTTTGGCACTAATCTGCAGATGGTATATTGGTATTATCCACTGTTCTTGCAGATAACTTCAGAAGATTTTTCTTGCTTGCAACACCTTCATCCATTCATCCATGGTGAGGTCGTTCTCGTTTGATCAAAGATACCTTATGCCATCAAGAGATCCTTATCACGATAATTATGCCATTTTATGTACAAACGCACATACACTCCATGACTCCATGCATTGGGGGACCTTTTACTGCCGTTGGATTCTCGAGGAATAGCATCCTCGGATATGGTTCATCACTTTATCAATATTAGAGCACACGATTCTTGATACGCCTATTCTCGAGAATAGATTCATAAAGAGAATTATTGTTTAGTACATGCCcataataatacattttctaaaTATATTACAAGTGCGGGCATTCATATATACGCGAGCGCTCTTACCCTTGAATACATCTTTCCATATCCTTATGAGCACCTTTGAAGATTGGGTTTATCGAACAAACAAACATGTCAACGTTAGTTCATGGATGATACAAGGGTCTTCGATCTTAGCTTGGCAACATCCGAATACAATTTCTACCTATGTAAAATTTACATGAAGCTTTCTAACTGCTACAAGAAAGTgcatctaaaaaaaaatccttcaaGAAAGTGGAAACAGAGTAAAAAAGTATACGATCTACAGCGAACTAAAAATAAACATGGCAACTTTTTCCAAAACAGGCTGTATAATATAGGATGAACATATACCGACTTCAAACATGCATATTACCTTATCTTGCATGCCAAATTGAACCTATTCCATTCATATTTGACATATCTCAAAAACACATGCTGCTGACACTTGCTACATGGGAGTGTGTTAACACGCCAGGTTTTATATGCCAAGACGGATGGGAATAATCAccgacttaaaaaaaaagagaacaggaatcaagtcacaatataTGATGTactatggagagagagagagagagagagagcacgcTAAAAAGAGCCCCCATTTTCACTATAGAAGCATAAAAACATCATATGTTACTTGACAAAAATCAGAGAGACATACACACGTTGGCCGTGGTAAATCTAGTAATGATGTAGGTTGATCAATAATGTTGTATAGAAAATAAATTGTGTATATAAAGAGAGTAAGGGTTACGCATCAAATCTATTTCTACTTTTAAAATCTAACTCTGTATAAAACTGCATAAGAAATACTAGTGTAGCATTATGTCCTATTATTATCTATCCCTAATGTTTGTTTTTACTTATCCGTCCCaatcaaaatttatattttaagttgtctttttatattttgttatcataatttttttcagcgtttgcttttagatcgtgaAGAacccacatatataaaagttttacctataattaatttatatgtCTAATAAGCATTTTAGTTTATAATCAACTATGAACGAAATGTTGGAACTGATTGTGTCATCATCCAAGTGGCAGGGTCAACCTCTTGATGAAGACCCTCCTGGCCAGGTCTGGGAGGACTAGTGGCTGCTTCTTGGCTGCCCAGCCGGTGTCAAACCCAACCGTATCACCTCCTATTCCCTCCTTTTTTAGGACTTTATGCCGTGAGAGACCACCCTCCCAAACTCTCCAAAGTGTGGCCATGTTTTTGTCTCTTGTTGGCTCACCAACAAAAGCAGAGGGAGCCACACTGCCTGCCTTTCTTTTTTCCTTGCTCACCTTTTTCCTGCCTCTCATTTCTGCATGGATAATGGAACAGTAAAACACAAGCTTAGCACAAAGTAGGAGAGAAGATTGGTTATAGAGagattaagagagagagagggatagaACATTTAGCATTGGAGACACATGTGGAGCCACATGGTTCACAAGATCTTGTGAGTTGGGTGAAAAGGATGGCATTTTCCTTTGATTCCTTCAGATGGAATCAAATGGGGAGAAGAGTTTGATTAATCGCACCGAGGGAGATGGCAGCAGGGCAGGAGTAGTTGATTACTTGATTGCAGTGTCATCAACTCATTATGATCAATATACTATTTAGTTAAGCCAGATCCAGCCTCTTTTGTAGTACAGGGTAGGACCAAGATTGTTATGGATTAAGAATTAATGAGGCTACAAGTACATCCAAGTCGCCCTTGATAAGATGACAGCATCTCTAAacaagtactagtactactctaGTCTTAGTTTGCTTAGAACCAGTTCTTTCCAGGCTATGTAAATGAAAATATGCGTACCACTGTTctcaaactatttttttaataaaactctCTACATCAATATTTGCTTAGACAATTtgttcatgatatatatatatatatatatatatatatatatatatatatatatatataattcatcacTATAAACAAATTGTCCAAAATATATCAATCATCCAATAAAGAAAATAATCTTAATTACCTTAAGCCCCACAGATATTCTTGAAAATCCACACGAAATTGCTGTGAACTTCATATGCTCTTCCAAAGCAACGAGGAGTACGGCAGCCAAATATGGACCTAATATCAAGACAAAAGTATCCCCAGGAAACAGCTTGTGATGGGCTGATGGTCTCCACTGCATCATCAGTAGTATAAATTCAGTATTGCTTCTGTCATGTCCTGCAGATATTGCTGCTCTCACATTGGCCATTTTGTTTGCTCAAACTTATGAACATCCATTCTCTCAAGACAAAATGTTAGTAAAATGAGGGAAaaaatatttcccccctcttgtGGAAACTGGAAAGTAGCATGCTTTCCATTGACCAGTGGTGATTGAGCATATGCTGAACTGAAGAGTGGATGCACAGCATAGCTTGACAGTGACTTAACTGAATAATTAAACAAATGGTAAACACTATGTTGTCACTTTGGGCTCTTAAAAAATCTTAATTAAGTATGCAATTTTTTGTAAGGTGTCAGTCAGTGCAGCGAGGTGCAGCTGCTACAAGCAGGCAACAGCACTGTATCTTTGCCTGCACACATGTGCACCCCTCGTTAACGTGATTTTATTTTTGCCTTTTCCCCATTTCTTGCATCTTCTCCCTTTACCATATTTAggactttttttaataaaaaaaggtaGTATTTTTGACATGAGAGGTCGTGGCTACGGTGGGTCCACGTATTCAACCTTGCTGGGCCGGATCGGTGAAAATGTCGTTGGGCCGAATCCACTCTGCTCTTGTGTTGTGCTCcctctgtattttttttacattaaaatTGGAGTAGAAATGAAAcagataaaaaaagagaaatgttGCAAATATATGTCTGTACAACTTTATTTAcataaatttctttaaaaaaactattttaaatcaaaattttaactTTAATTTACTCACGTGTACTCTCGAATAATTATCATAAATAATTCAGCTATTTAATctttaaatcattatatgtgcCACTGGTTTCCGTTCTTTAGAGTATGTATATTGGAACATATTCACAGGGGTGTGAGTGTGATTGTGATGTTGCATGGTTAGTATTGTGTGTGCGTTTGCGTGAACCATGTAATATCAGAAAATCATTCTATGCAAAAGGATAGTTTACATGTATTTCGTCCTTTCTTCAAACGTGTGTTACAGGCTTGCACTGAGGGTGCATGCGTCTTTTAAGTGAGTAattaggagagaaaaaaaagaacgatcgatttttttttagaataagaACGATCGAATTTTGGGGTGTTAGTGTTAATAATCCACATTCCACAAGAGGTGTAGTAGTAAAGCAGTGAAGTAGGCCGGTGGCTGTAGCTAAGGCAaaagctagcagcagcagccgcagccgccgccgacgtcgccgtcgtcgtcgtcgtcgacgacgacgagctgacccggccacgagggcacgCACGCCTCGATCCCCTCCCCTTGCTTCCAGTAACTTCCACcgctataaatacccctctccgCTCTCACTCCCACATCTTCCTCCCCAATCACCTCCTCCCTACCTCTCGCCATTATtaaatcctctcctctcctctcttctccacaTCCACAAGAAATTTCGTAGCGGAATCACGAGCCCTCGTCTCGATCGTAGCTTGAGCTTGAGCTGAGTTGCTGGTTTGGTGTGTGGAGAGATCAGTGGGGTGGGTGGGGGTGGGTGATGTACGGCGCGCCGGTGTCCAAGGACCTGAGCCTGCAGCCAGCCGGGGTGCGGACGCCGCCGCAGATGAGCTCGCCGGGCTTGCTGCGGTACAGGTCAGCGCCGAGCACGCTGCTCGGGGAGGTCTGCGGCGACTTCGTCCTccccggtggtggtggtggtggtgggcagctgcagctgcagctgcagcagcagcggcctGGGAGCCCGGACCACGCCGCGGACACCGTCCTCGCGCGCTTcctcgccggccatggcggccaCGACAACAAGCCTCCCCGCCCCGCCGCCCACTTCGCCCCACCGGAAGACTCCATGGCCTCGCATCAGCAGCAGCTCATGTACCAGtcgcatcagcagcagcagcagatggcTTCCGCCATGGAGGGACTCTACCGCACCGTCAGCTCCGGCGGCACGgagtccaccgccgccgccgccggcaacagCCTCCTCCGGCAGAGCAGCTCCCCCGCCGGCTT is from Oryza sativa Japonica Group chromosome 9, ASM3414082v1 and encodes:
- the LOC4347429 gene encoding OVARIAN TUMOR DOMAIN-containing deubiquitinating enzyme 4 encodes the protein MAIYTPTVCLQRCTYSLYSQSCQLQGGLTQGMALWKYSRSQAVGYHVKIRLVGLPPKMNIKSLRTCFASSGKQLCGRQPARDNILKLKLDEPSRQKLYSILWDSRSIGHKVGATGTGLFLSFAVPAKANAEGPVDNNTDSPQTTESSTSYAHGKKVCTDYSVTGIPGDGRCLFRSVAHGACIRSGKRPDDDLQRKMADDLRAMVADEFIKRRAETEWFVEGDFDAYVSRIRKPHVWGGEPELLMASHVLRMPITVYMHDKEAGGLIAIAEYGQEYGKEDPIQVLFHGFGHYDALQIPGKGGPRSRL